Proteins encoded in a region of the Zea mays cultivar B73 chromosome 4, Zm-B73-REFERENCE-NAM-5.0, whole genome shotgun sequence genome:
- the LOC100282029 gene encoding 30S ribosomal protein S21, chloroplastic-like isoform X1: protein MWATKGTMRPTNEGLLQTSRPFAGGHDHHSTMSAATSAAAAVSSSRPYPLLQPASRPALVSFPRRQLPSTSVALSASSQLSSRGSPLAPAANPKYHNAKVDAGDEDADGEELLRRFRWQVSRAGVMEEIRRRRRHEDARDKRKRKARSASLRYRRRCVPHCSMDRSPD, encoded by the coding sequence ATGTGGGCTACTAAAGGGACAATGAGGCCCACCAACGAGGGCCTTCTACAAACATCCCGTCCCTTCGCCGGCGGGCACGACCATCACTCCACCATGTCCGCCGCCACCTCGGCGGCAGCGGCCGTCTCCTCGTCGCGCCCGTATCCCCTCCTCCAACCCGCCTCCAGACCCGCCCTCGTTTCCTTCCCTCGGCGACAGCTTCCATCCACCTCGGTTGCCCTGTCCGCGTCCTCCCAGCTGTCGTCGCGGGGCTCGCCGCTGGCGCCGGCGGCCAACCCGAAGTACCACAACGCGAAGGTGGACGCGGGAGACGAGGACGCGGACGGTGAGGAGCTCCTGCGGCGGTTCCGTTGGCAGGTGTCCCGCGCGGGTGTCATGGAGGAGATCAGGCGGCGGCGCAGGCACGAGGACGCCCGGGACAAGCGCAAGCGCAAGGCGCGGTCGGCGTCGCTGCGGTACCGCCGGAGGTGCGTCCCCCACTGCTCTATGGATCGCTCTCCTGATTAG
- the LOC100282029 gene encoding 30S ribosomal protein S21, chloroplastic-like: MSAATSAAAAVSSSRPYPLLQPASRPALVSFPRRQLPSTSVALSASSQLSSRGSPLAPAANPKYHNAKVDAGDEDADGEELLRRFRWQVSRAGVMEEIRRRRRHEDARDKRKRKARSASLRYRRRRFKGPYPSIDDQGLKEQDEENDNWELPAGELPPYITGR, translated from the exons ATGTCCGCCGCCACCTCGGCGGCAGCGGCCGTCTCCTCGTCGCGCCCGTATCCCCTCCTCCAACCCGCCTCCAGACCCGCCCTCGTTTCCTTCCCTCGGCGACAGCTTCCATCCACCTCGGTTGCCCTGTCCGCGTCCTCCCAGCTGTCGTCGCGGGGCTCGCCGCTGGCGCCGGCGGCCAACCCGAAGTACCACAACGCGAAGGTGGACGCGGGAGACGAGGACGCGGACGGTGAGGAGCTCCTGCGGCGGTTCCGTTGGCAGGTGTCCCGCGCGGGTGTCATGGAGGAGATCAGGCGGCGGCGCAGGCACGAGGACGCCCGGGACAAGCGCAAGCGCAAGGCGCGGTCGGCGTCGCTGCGGTACCGCCGGAG GCGCTTCAAGGGCCCATATCCTTCCATCGATGACCAGGGGCTCAAGGAGCAGGACGAGGAGAACGACAACTGGGAGCTCCCTGCAGGAGAGTTGCCTCCTTACATTACAGGCAGGTGA